One Chiloscyllium punctatum isolate Juve2018m chromosome 19, sChiPun1.3, whole genome shotgun sequence genomic window carries:
- the LOC140491339 gene encoding NADPH--cytochrome P450 reductase-like isoform X3 produces MDSSEGKFGASAADNAGESPVAVEESFFSTLDIFLFSLIVGFAIYWFFFRKKKVEIPDYKTIQPQVPTIRETSFIEKMKKTGKNIVVFYGSQTGTAEEFANRLSKDAQRYGMRGMTTDPEEYDMSELNRLTEVENSLAIFCMATYGEGDPTDNAQDFYDWMQETDLDLAGVKYAVFGLGNKTYEHFNAMGKYVNKRLEQLGAERIFELGLGDDDGNLEEDFIMWREQFWPAVCEYFGVEATGDDSSIRQYELVVHNDINMNKVYTGEMGRLKAYESQKPPYDAKNPFLASVTVNRKLNKGGERHLMHLELDITGSKIRYESGDHVAVFPTNDLTIVSEIGKILNADLDVIFSLKNLDEESNKKHPFPCPTTYRTALSHYLDITNPPRTNVLYELAQYASDPKEQEFLRKMASSSPEGKSQYLKWVVEDRRNILAILEDLQSLRPPIDHLCELLPRLQARYYSIASSSKVHTDSVHICAVVVEYMSKAGRINRGVATTWLHNKIPTDNDHKPIVPMYVRKSQFRLPYKPSTPILMIGPGTGIAPFVGFIQERAWLKQQGKEVGETVLYYGCRHQNEDYLYQEELEQYQKAGVLTQLNVAFSRDQAEKVYVQHLLKKNKEHVWNLIQKEGAHIYICGDAKNMARDVQNMFYTIVSELGEMTHEQAVDYVKKLMTKGRYSSDVWS; encoded by the exons GGTACCAACAATACGAGAAACCAGTTTCATTGAAAAGATGAAGAAAACA GGAAAAAACATAGTTGTGTTTTACGGCTCTCAAACAGGAACAGCAGAAGAGTTTGCAAACAGACTGTCAAAAGATGCTCAGCGGTATGGAATGCGAGGAATGACTACTGATCCAGAGGAATATGATATG TCTGAACTAAATCGACTTACAGAAGTAGAGAACTCACTAGCAATTTTCTGCATGGCTACATATGGCGAAGGCGATCCCACTGACAACGCACAAGATTTCTATGACTGGATGCAAGAGACTGATCTAGATCTAGCTGGTGTGAAATATGCA GTCTTTGGACTTGGAAATAAAACTTATGAGCACTTTAATGCGATGGGCAAGTACGTAAACAAGAGACTGGAACAGCTGGGAGCAGAAAGGATCTTTGAACTGGGCCTGGGCGATGATGACGGCAA CTTGGAGGAGGATTTCATCATGTGGCGTGAGCAATTCTGGCCAGCAGTGTGTGAGTATTTTGGAGTTGAAGCCACCGGTGACGATTCCAG CATCCGTCAATATGAGCTGGTGGTGCATAACGACATTAACATGAATAAAGTCTACACTGGAGAAATGGGACGTCTGAAAGCTTATGAAAGTCAGAAACC GCCTTACGATGCAAAGAATCCATTTTTGGCATCTGTGACAGTGAACCGGAAACTGAACAAAGGAGGAGAACGGCACCTAATGCATCTTGAGCTGGACATCACCGGTTCAAAGATTAG GTATGAAAGTGGAGATCACGTGGCTGTGTTCCCCACAAATGATTTGACAATTGTTAGTGAGATTGGCAAAATATTAAATGCAGACCTGGATGTAATATTTTCCTTAAAAAATCTTGATG AGGAGTCCAATAAGAAGCACCCATTCCCCTGTCCAACTACATACCGAACAGCTTTGTCACATTATCTAGATATCACCAATCCTCCACGCACTAATGTTCTCTATGAACTGGCCCAGTACGCGTCGGATCCCAAAGAGCAAGAATTTCTTCGGAAAATGGCTTCATCCTCCCCTGAAGGAAAG TCGCAATACCTCAAGTGGGTGGTGGAAGACAGGAGGAACATTCTGGCCATCTTAGAAGATTTGCAGTCTCTCCGTCCACCTATCGACCATCTGTGTGAGCTGTTGCCTCGGTTACAGGCTCGATATTATTCTATCGCTTCATCTTCAAAG GTTCATACTGATTCCGTTCATATCTGTGCGGTTGTAGTGGAGTACATGTCTAAAGCAGGCCGCATCAACAGGGGCGTAGCAACTACCTGGCTGCATAATAAAATACCAACCGATAATGATCACAAACCCATTGTCCCAATGTACGTGCGGAAGTCTCAGTTCAGGCTGCCTTACAAACCCAGTACACCGATCCTCATGATCGGACCTGGCACCGGCATCGCTCCCTTTGTTGGCTTTATTCAGGAACGGGCTTGGCTGAAGCAACAAG ggaaggaagtTGGAGAGACTGTGCTGTACTATGGCTGTCGCCATCAGAATGAGGATTATCTATATCAGGAAGAGCTGGAGCAGTATCAGAAGGCTGGTGTCCTTACTCAGCTTAACGTAGCGTTCTCCAGAGACCAGGCAGAGAAG GTTTATGTCCAACATTTGCTGAAGAAAAATAAAGAGCATGTGTGGAATCTAATCCAGAAGGAGGGTGCCCATATCTACATCTGTGG tgacGCAAAGAACATGGCAAGAGATGTCCAGAATATGTTCTACACCATTGTCTCTGAATTGGGAGAAATGACACACGAGCAGGCTGTTGATTATGTGAAGAAACTGATGACAAAAGGCCGCTACTCTTCTGACGTCTGGAGTTAA
- the LOC140491339 gene encoding NADPH--cytochrome P450 reductase-like isoform X4 — translation MGCIFSVRQHEVDLSRVPTIRETSFIEKMKKTGKNIVVFYGSQTGTAEEFANRLSKDAQRYGMRGMTTDPEEYDMSELNRLTEVENSLAIFCMATYGEGDPTDNAQDFYDWMQETDLDLAGVKYAVFGLGNKTYEHFNAMGKYVNKRLEQLGAERIFELGLGDDDGNLEEDFIMWREQFWPAVCEYFGVEATGDDSSIRQYELVVHNDINMNKVYTGEMGRLKAYESQKPPYDAKNPFLASVTVNRKLNKGGERHLMHLELDITGSKIRYESGDHVAVFPTNDLTIVSEIGKILNADLDVIFSLKNLDEESNKKHPFPCPTTYRTALSHYLDITNPPRTNVLYELAQYASDPKEQEFLRKMASSSPEGKSQYLKWVVEDRRNILAILEDLQSLRPPIDHLCELLPRLQARYYSIASSSKVHTDSVHICAVVVEYMSKAGRINRGVATTWLHNKIPTDNDHKPIVPMYVRKSQFRLPYKPSTPILMIGPGTGIAPFVGFIQERAWLKQQGKEVGETVLYYGCRHQNEDYLYQEELEQYQKAGVLTQLNVAFSRDQAEKVYVQHLLKKNKEHVWNLIQKEGAHIYICGDAKNMARDVQNMFYTIVSELGEMTHEQAVDYVKKLMTKGRYSSDVWS, via the exons GGTACCAACAATACGAGAAACCAGTTTCATTGAAAAGATGAAGAAAACA GGAAAAAACATAGTTGTGTTTTACGGCTCTCAAACAGGAACAGCAGAAGAGTTTGCAAACAGACTGTCAAAAGATGCTCAGCGGTATGGAATGCGAGGAATGACTACTGATCCAGAGGAATATGATATG TCTGAACTAAATCGACTTACAGAAGTAGAGAACTCACTAGCAATTTTCTGCATGGCTACATATGGCGAAGGCGATCCCACTGACAACGCACAAGATTTCTATGACTGGATGCAAGAGACTGATCTAGATCTAGCTGGTGTGAAATATGCA GTCTTTGGACTTGGAAATAAAACTTATGAGCACTTTAATGCGATGGGCAAGTACGTAAACAAGAGACTGGAACAGCTGGGAGCAGAAAGGATCTTTGAACTGGGCCTGGGCGATGATGACGGCAA CTTGGAGGAGGATTTCATCATGTGGCGTGAGCAATTCTGGCCAGCAGTGTGTGAGTATTTTGGAGTTGAAGCCACCGGTGACGATTCCAG CATCCGTCAATATGAGCTGGTGGTGCATAACGACATTAACATGAATAAAGTCTACACTGGAGAAATGGGACGTCTGAAAGCTTATGAAAGTCAGAAACC GCCTTACGATGCAAAGAATCCATTTTTGGCATCTGTGACAGTGAACCGGAAACTGAACAAAGGAGGAGAACGGCACCTAATGCATCTTGAGCTGGACATCACCGGTTCAAAGATTAG GTATGAAAGTGGAGATCACGTGGCTGTGTTCCCCACAAATGATTTGACAATTGTTAGTGAGATTGGCAAAATATTAAATGCAGACCTGGATGTAATATTTTCCTTAAAAAATCTTGATG AGGAGTCCAATAAGAAGCACCCATTCCCCTGTCCAACTACATACCGAACAGCTTTGTCACATTATCTAGATATCACCAATCCTCCACGCACTAATGTTCTCTATGAACTGGCCCAGTACGCGTCGGATCCCAAAGAGCAAGAATTTCTTCGGAAAATGGCTTCATCCTCCCCTGAAGGAAAG TCGCAATACCTCAAGTGGGTGGTGGAAGACAGGAGGAACATTCTGGCCATCTTAGAAGATTTGCAGTCTCTCCGTCCACCTATCGACCATCTGTGTGAGCTGTTGCCTCGGTTACAGGCTCGATATTATTCTATCGCTTCATCTTCAAAG GTTCATACTGATTCCGTTCATATCTGTGCGGTTGTAGTGGAGTACATGTCTAAAGCAGGCCGCATCAACAGGGGCGTAGCAACTACCTGGCTGCATAATAAAATACCAACCGATAATGATCACAAACCCATTGTCCCAATGTACGTGCGGAAGTCTCAGTTCAGGCTGCCTTACAAACCCAGTACACCGATCCTCATGATCGGACCTGGCACCGGCATCGCTCCCTTTGTTGGCTTTATTCAGGAACGGGCTTGGCTGAAGCAACAAG ggaaggaagtTGGAGAGACTGTGCTGTACTATGGCTGTCGCCATCAGAATGAGGATTATCTATATCAGGAAGAGCTGGAGCAGTATCAGAAGGCTGGTGTCCTTACTCAGCTTAACGTAGCGTTCTCCAGAGACCAGGCAGAGAAG GTTTATGTCCAACATTTGCTGAAGAAAAATAAAGAGCATGTGTGGAATCTAATCCAGAAGGAGGGTGCCCATATCTACATCTGTGG tgacGCAAAGAACATGGCAAGAGATGTCCAGAATATGTTCTACACCATTGTCTCTGAATTGGGAGAAATGACACACGAGCAGGCTGTTGATTATGTGAAGAAACTGATGACAAAAGGCCGCTACTCTTCTGACGTCTGGAGTTAA
- the LOC140491339 gene encoding NADPH--cytochrome P450 reductase-like isoform X5 — MKKTGKNIVVFYGSQTGTAEEFANRLSKDAQRYGMRGMTTDPEEYDMSELNRLTEVENSLAIFCMATYGEGDPTDNAQDFYDWMQETDLDLAGVKYAVFGLGNKTYEHFNAMGKYVNKRLEQLGAERIFELGLGDDDGNLEEDFIMWREQFWPAVCEYFGVEATGDDSSIRQYELVVHNDINMNKVYTGEMGRLKAYESQKPPYDAKNPFLASVTVNRKLNKGGERHLMHLELDITGSKIRYESGDHVAVFPTNDLTIVSEIGKILNADLDVIFSLKNLDEESNKKHPFPCPTTYRTALSHYLDITNPPRTNVLYELAQYASDPKEQEFLRKMASSSPEGKSQYLKWVVEDRRNILAILEDLQSLRPPIDHLCELLPRLQARYYSIASSSKVHTDSVHICAVVVEYMSKAGRINRGVATTWLHNKIPTDNDHKPIVPMYVRKSQFRLPYKPSTPILMIGPGTGIAPFVGFIQERAWLKQQGKEVGETVLYYGCRHQNEDYLYQEELEQYQKAGVLTQLNVAFSRDQAEKVYVQHLLKKNKEHVWNLIQKEGAHIYICGDAKNMARDVQNMFYTIVSELGEMTHEQAVDYVKKLMTKGRYSSDVWS; from the exons ATGAAGAAAACA GGAAAAAACATAGTTGTGTTTTACGGCTCTCAAACAGGAACAGCAGAAGAGTTTGCAAACAGACTGTCAAAAGATGCTCAGCGGTATGGAATGCGAGGAATGACTACTGATCCAGAGGAATATGATATG TCTGAACTAAATCGACTTACAGAAGTAGAGAACTCACTAGCAATTTTCTGCATGGCTACATATGGCGAAGGCGATCCCACTGACAACGCACAAGATTTCTATGACTGGATGCAAGAGACTGATCTAGATCTAGCTGGTGTGAAATATGCA GTCTTTGGACTTGGAAATAAAACTTATGAGCACTTTAATGCGATGGGCAAGTACGTAAACAAGAGACTGGAACAGCTGGGAGCAGAAAGGATCTTTGAACTGGGCCTGGGCGATGATGACGGCAA CTTGGAGGAGGATTTCATCATGTGGCGTGAGCAATTCTGGCCAGCAGTGTGTGAGTATTTTGGAGTTGAAGCCACCGGTGACGATTCCAG CATCCGTCAATATGAGCTGGTGGTGCATAACGACATTAACATGAATAAAGTCTACACTGGAGAAATGGGACGTCTGAAAGCTTATGAAAGTCAGAAACC GCCTTACGATGCAAAGAATCCATTTTTGGCATCTGTGACAGTGAACCGGAAACTGAACAAAGGAGGAGAACGGCACCTAATGCATCTTGAGCTGGACATCACCGGTTCAAAGATTAG GTATGAAAGTGGAGATCACGTGGCTGTGTTCCCCACAAATGATTTGACAATTGTTAGTGAGATTGGCAAAATATTAAATGCAGACCTGGATGTAATATTTTCCTTAAAAAATCTTGATG AGGAGTCCAATAAGAAGCACCCATTCCCCTGTCCAACTACATACCGAACAGCTTTGTCACATTATCTAGATATCACCAATCCTCCACGCACTAATGTTCTCTATGAACTGGCCCAGTACGCGTCGGATCCCAAAGAGCAAGAATTTCTTCGGAAAATGGCTTCATCCTCCCCTGAAGGAAAG TCGCAATACCTCAAGTGGGTGGTGGAAGACAGGAGGAACATTCTGGCCATCTTAGAAGATTTGCAGTCTCTCCGTCCACCTATCGACCATCTGTGTGAGCTGTTGCCTCGGTTACAGGCTCGATATTATTCTATCGCTTCATCTTCAAAG GTTCATACTGATTCCGTTCATATCTGTGCGGTTGTAGTGGAGTACATGTCTAAAGCAGGCCGCATCAACAGGGGCGTAGCAACTACCTGGCTGCATAATAAAATACCAACCGATAATGATCACAAACCCATTGTCCCAATGTACGTGCGGAAGTCTCAGTTCAGGCTGCCTTACAAACCCAGTACACCGATCCTCATGATCGGACCTGGCACCGGCATCGCTCCCTTTGTTGGCTTTATTCAGGAACGGGCTTGGCTGAAGCAACAAG ggaaggaagtTGGAGAGACTGTGCTGTACTATGGCTGTCGCCATCAGAATGAGGATTATCTATATCAGGAAGAGCTGGAGCAGTATCAGAAGGCTGGTGTCCTTACTCAGCTTAACGTAGCGTTCTCCAGAGACCAGGCAGAGAAG GTTTATGTCCAACATTTGCTGAAGAAAAATAAAGAGCATGTGTGGAATCTAATCCAGAAGGAGGGTGCCCATATCTACATCTGTGG tgacGCAAAGAACATGGCAAGAGATGTCCAGAATATGTTCTACACCATTGTCTCTGAATTGGGAGAAATGACACACGAGCAGGCTGTTGATTATGTGAAGAAACTGATGACAAAAGGCCGCTACTCTTCTGACGTCTGGAGTTAA